One Streptomyces sp. ML-6 genomic region harbors:
- a CDS encoding ATP-binding protein produces MSEFVGRSWVVEHALDHLARRGDEPLLIVGQPGSGKTALALELLHRIGPGDASTVVVGHLCRADDDDTLLGHGLVAELVDALVRRDGHFAELMGAESGPTLNATVTVGSAEAGAHVRGINIESLRLGAESARSAFNRLVRKPLESMPDPPAVVLVVDALDEARSVDSHENVITLLAHMTSGLRRAGLDFRILLTSREVEEPALRRIKGRRVHLTHDAPAGTDDVHDYCLARLTRDEPAPTRDGSRLRGHGWDGSRLHGDGRDRADRDGEHRPGARSRSRRTLASRIAAKAAGNYLYARHVISSLDVDRHDVDIDAIELPGDLGEVYDDFLDRACASLAWRTVRPVLTLLAVARAPGMTAGLLSAVTGRNLSDIEDALADIGEFTHREGDAVRIYHESFRTHLLSGTRHRLHPVEAHRAVGTAFLDGEADDPYLSRYYSHHLHRAGMHKELCTQVLATVGGPGARAATFFGADLEHLGHALASAVRIDDLTAVASVLLRRAGATRLLAEDPLAVLADTGPEAARELAGAYPYEHGALWQLMIAHRLRKDGRYGECAEHLRRFDVVHRDELPERSQGLAAVLLASLQAEGGDEDDDPAAVRGPGCSTSSTPGCWYGICSTRGPSSGG; encoded by the coding sequence ATGAGTGAGTTCGTCGGACGCTCCTGGGTCGTGGAGCACGCACTCGACCACCTGGCCCGGCGCGGGGACGAACCGCTGCTGATCGTGGGTCAGCCGGGTTCCGGCAAGACGGCCCTGGCGCTCGAACTGCTGCACAGGATCGGACCGGGCGATGCCTCCACGGTCGTGGTCGGGCACCTGTGCCGTGCGGACGACGACGACACGCTCCTGGGGCACGGTCTCGTGGCGGAGCTGGTCGACGCACTGGTCCGCCGGGACGGGCACTTCGCCGAACTGATGGGAGCGGAGTCCGGCCCGACCCTCAACGCCACCGTGACGGTCGGTTCCGCCGAGGCGGGCGCGCACGTCCGCGGGATCAACATCGAGTCCCTGCGGCTGGGGGCGGAATCGGCGCGTTCGGCCTTCAACCGCCTCGTGCGCAAGCCGCTGGAGAGCATGCCGGATCCACCGGCCGTCGTTCTCGTCGTCGACGCGCTCGACGAGGCGCGGTCGGTCGACTCCCACGAGAACGTCATCACGCTGCTCGCCCACATGACCTCGGGCCTGCGCCGTGCCGGACTGGACTTCCGGATCCTGCTGACCAGCCGCGAAGTCGAGGAACCGGCGCTCCGGCGCATCAAGGGCCGACGCGTGCACCTCACCCACGACGCGCCCGCCGGGACCGACGACGTCCACGACTACTGCCTGGCCCGCCTGACCCGCGACGAGCCGGCCCCCACCCGGGACGGATCGCGCCTCCGCGGGCACGGGTGGGACGGATCGCGCCTCCACGGGGACGGGCGGGACCGGGCCGACCGCGACGGGGAACACCGCCCCGGAGCCCGGTCCCGGTCCCGACGGACTCTTGCGTCGAGGATCGCGGCCAAGGCGGCGGGCAACTACCTCTACGCCCGCCACGTCATCTCGTCCCTGGACGTCGACCGGCACGACGTGGACATCGACGCCATCGAACTGCCCGGCGACCTCGGCGAGGTGTACGACGACTTCCTCGACCGGGCGTGCGCGTCCCTCGCATGGCGCACCGTCCGGCCGGTCCTGACCCTGCTGGCGGTCGCCCGCGCCCCCGGCATGACCGCCGGACTCCTCTCGGCCGTGACTGGGCGGAACCTTTCGGACATCGAGGACGCCCTCGCCGACATCGGCGAGTTCACCCACCGTGAGGGCGACGCGGTGCGGATCTACCACGAGTCCTTCCGCACCCACCTCCTGTCCGGCACCCGACACCGTCTCCACCCGGTCGAGGCGCACCGGGCCGTGGGCACGGCGTTCCTCGACGGGGAGGCCGACGACCCCTACCTGTCCAGGTACTACAGCCACCACCTCCACCGGGCGGGCATGCACAAGGAGCTCTGCACCCAGGTGCTGGCCACCGTCGGCGGCCCGGGGGCGAGGGCCGCCACCTTCTTCGGTGCGGACCTGGAACACCTCGGACACGCACTCGCCTCCGCCGTCCGGATCGACGACCTCACCGCCGTGGCCTCGGTACTGCTGCGCCGGGCCGGGGCCACCCGGCTCCTGGCCGAGGACCCGTTGGCGGTGCTCGCCGACACGGGCCCGGAAGCAGCCCGCGAGCTGGCAGGCGCCTACCCGTACGAACACGGCGCCCTGTGGCAGCTGATGATCGCTCACCGGCTCCGGAAGGACGGCCGGTACGGTGAGTGCGCCGAACACCTCCGGCGGTTCGACGTCGTCCACCGCGATGAACTGCCCGAGCGGTCACAGGGATTGGCGGCCGTTCTTCTCGCGAGCCTGCAGGCCGAAGGGGGCGACGAGGACGACGATCCAGCGGCGGTCCGGGGGCCGGGCTGCTCGACGAGTTCCACACCGGGATGCTGGTACGGCATCTGCTCGACCAGGGGGCCGTCGAGCGGGGGATGA